In Trueperaceae bacterium, the DNA window TCCAGCGCCGTCGCGACGTTCACGCCGCGGCCGAGGAAGAGGGCGCTCCGCGCGCCGAGCAGGCCCTCGGCCACGCGCGCCACCTCCTCGCGGCACCTCAGCGCCCGCTCGACCTGCTGCGGCAGCTCGCGCAGGCCGCGCACGAGCTCGCGCGCCAGGTCGTCGTCGACGGTGCCGCGCGCCCGGCCCAGCCACAGGGCGAGGAGCGCGAACGCGGCCACCATCGCCGTGTAGGCCTTGGTGCTGGCCACGCCGATCTCGGGCCCGGCGTGGATGTAGAGCACGTCGTCCACCTCGCGCGACAGCGACGAGCCCTTGACGTTGAGCACGGCCAGGGTGCGCGCCCCGCGTCGCCGCGCCTCGCGCAGGGCCTCGAGCGTGTCGATCGTCTCGCCCGACTGCGAGACGGCCACGCACAGCGTGCGCTCGTCGACGACCGGCTCCGAGTAGCGGAACTCGCTGGAGACGACGGTGGCGGCGGGCAGGCGGGCGAGGCGCTCGAGCAGCGCCTGGCCGACCATCCCCGCGTAGGAGGCCGTCCCCGCCGCGGTGATCACGACCCGGTCGACGGCCAGCGGGTCGAGCCCGAGGTCGAGGTCGACGCCGAGGCCGTCGCCGGTGAAGCGGCCGAAGAGCGTGTTCTGCAGCACCGTGGGCTGCTCGTAGATCTCCTTGAGCATGTAGTGCGGGTAGCCCGCCTTCTCGGCCGCCTCGGCGTCCCACTCGACCGTCGTCGCCTCGCGGGCGACGGGCTCCCCGGCCAGGTCGGTGATGACGACCTCGTCCGCGCGCAGGACCGCGACGTCGCCGTCGAGCAGGTAGACGACCTCGCGCGTGTAGGGCAGCAGGGCCGGCACGTCGGAGGCGAGGTACGTCTCCCCCGCGCCGAGCCCGATGACGAGCGGGCTGGTGTTCCGCGCCGCGACGAGGAGGTCGTGGTCGACG includes these proteins:
- the glmS gene encoding glutamine--fructose-6-phosphate transaminase (isomerizing); the protein is RWATHGRPNDVNAHPHLSEDGRLAVIHNGIIENYVALKRDLAARGHVFASDTDTEVLVHLIEEKYAVLGALPAAVRAALAEVEGAYALVVTHVDHDLLVAARNTSPLVIGLGAGETYLASDVPALLPYTREVVYLLDGDVAVLRADEVVITDLAGEPVAREATTVEWDAEAAEKAGYPHYMLKEIYEQPTVLQNTLFGRFTGDGLGVDLDLGLDPLAVDRVVITAAGTASYAGMVGQALLERLARLPAATVVSSEFRYSEPVVDERTLCVAVSQSGETIDTLEALREARRRGARTLAVLNVKGSSLSREVDDVLYIHAGPEIGVASTKAYTAMVAAFALLALWLGRARGTVDDDLARELVRGLRELPQQVERALRCREEVARVAEGLLGARSALFLGRGVNVATALEGALKLKEISYVHAEAYPTGEMKHGPIALIDEHLPVVAVATASPLYDKTVSNLQEVKARDGRLIVVANEGDERVREHADEVVYVPRTHEYLSPVVNVVPLQLLAYEVANRLGRDVDQPRNLAKSVTVE